CACCATGGGTCTGACAAATGTCTCCAGTGCTGATCCTAAATCATTTCTTTCTATGTTACAAaattctaaatataaaaatctgAAGCCACAATTTAGCATGTAATAAATACAATAACATGTATTTTGTACCAACATGAAGCTAATCCACTAAGTTAGAGAAATTACTGCTTAATACAGTAGGGAGTCTATCCAAATCAGGTCCCTGAGTATGCTGAATTAGAGGAAGCTCCAGGCAATTGATACCATGTTTggcctgaaaaaaaaaacatatatctTTTAGCTATATACTCTGTCAAACATATGCAACAAATGAatcattttcatattattttgcaTGAAATGACCATATGGTCTCATGCAGTAGTATCAGTAGCTTCAGTAGCAGCACTTCTCCAACTCCTTCACCCATATAGAAGATCAGCAAACAATATTTCCACACTTATAGTGCATGATGCACAGACAGTAAAACCAGACTTTCAGACAAAAACTCACCCAAGAGACATAAAATTATACAAACTGAACAATTTACAGACTTCTTAGCTGCTATCATGATTGATCATGCCAAAAACTGCACAGTGAAGAATTGAGAAACCCCCTACCTTTAAtagcattatatatatatatatattgctttTTACTGATAGGAAAACCAGCAACCAAACTAGAAATGCAGCACCTGTAAGATCAAAACCATGACTTTTCACAGTGATTCCAATTTTTTGTCGATGGTCCAATTAAGGCTACGTAATATTAGTGGAACGTTGCAGCATGCATTAAACATGCTATTGCGGATTGACACATTTTTCTTTGGAAATTACTCGGGAAACAGATTCAAGAATGCTTACAATTGCTTAactagtaaatttattaattcgacAGGTAAACCACATATAAAAATTTCCTTTTTTCCAGTTATCCAAACAAAAGTCTCCGCTTTGAACACCGAAAAAATTAGCATAAGCTCGCTTAAATCTGACTAATCCTCACTCCTCAGTCCCAAACTAGTTTAGAGTTTGGCTGCAACGGTCTATTTCCTCCATTTATTTCTGAATAGGGCACcaaaaaatttttacataagaTTTAAAAAAACACTTCGACTTTTGACTGGCTCAAATCTCTACTCTTTAGAAGAGTTCAATAATACAAATGGTCGCGTAAGATTCCATTACGGCTACATGTCAAGACTCGAGTAAATTAGTTGAATCACAAGTAAAATACTGAAATGCAGAGTGTCTCTTCCGCATTTAATCAAACACTTGAtatgagaaaattttttaatttaaaaaaatcagaaaATTCAACATAATATGTAGTTCCGATTCAAAATCCAATTGAACAACACTGTGCAATTAAAAATGGTAAAAACTCAAAGTGTAAATAAAGTGCAACAAACGAAATGCTCCACAAACGCAAAAAAGAAGAAGTTAAAGAGTGAGAGAGAACGGCACCAGAGCTTTACTGAGCTTGCCGTTTTTGCCACGTTCTCTTGTTACAACGACTTTCGGCTTTGAACCAGAGATAGAGGCAGAAGgcgaaggagaagaagaatctCGAATTTGAAAAGACGGAGTCGGAAAAGAAATTCGCGGGTGAAGTTGCAGACGAAAAGGAGCAGACGAAGCTGAACGAGGAAGAAGAGCAAAAGAGAGGTGAGAGAATTGCGCCATCGGCGACGTGTTGGGCAGAGAACTGATCCCCAATTGGCCAgctgttaaaaaaatttagcagCTGactccataatttttattttaatcaagaTATCTCGACGGAaatggaaaaataaataattaaattaaaagcctccaatttaatttatataataaagaaAGTTTGTTTACCCATGCAAAATTGTTTATATTAAAAGGTCCAGTAAGCAAAGTACATAGGGTAACAAAAGTCAATATAACAGAAGGCAAAACGCACAACCTACAAAAGCCCACAAGCAGAAAACCCAACTATCCATAACCcggtaaataaataataaataatatatatgcactaatttaaaattgactaaaattattttaaaatttaactacaatcataataaattgaaatataaaattttaaattttttatctaattaaataaatagtttttacgaataattgtaattataataaattttaaaattgaatatttaaattttaaatttttgcttataattataattaaattaaaaaatgatagGAATATATGTCTAGTAGAGGTGGGTGTCAGTGTCACGTAAGCAACGCAGCCATACGGTGCTGTGCGTCCCACGAGGCAAACTTTTCGGCTTTCCAGCTGGATTTTGTGAACACAGAGACGAGCCTGTGTGCGCTTGGGCAGAATTCCTGTGAGCCACTCCATAGGAGCGTAGATTTTGTAAAAATGACGGAATCTATCGCCATGTGGTTGCTTTTGCTGCGATAACGACAACATCACAAGACTGTTAGAACAGTTGAGAATTTGTGGGTCACATTCAGGACGTAGGGTTGGGACCAAATGCTGATTACGGTGCGGCCTTTATCCCAAttgtaaaattcaaatttctaaTTTTAGTAGTCAAAACTGGAAGTGGATAACTTTAGTATCATTGTTTTCTTTTcaacattaataaaattaaaatatatattaaattttaattttaataattcagaataatattttataactctttaaataaaataataaaatattaattatattaaaaaattattattatttatatataatttcttattttattttatataagattttatattttattatgaatataattttaacattttataCGTTATTAATCTCATATACAATAGAAAAAGCTCATTATCTCTGCATATAGAAATGTTATTCtcctaaatagttaattttataatttactcaatatatatacaaatttaagtattgaataaattattaagtcagtcataattttaaatttatgatataattaaaataaaatttaaaaaactaagCTTTACATTGCTCGTTCTTTTGGAGAGGGAAAAGGAAAGGATTATAACACAAATTCTATAcattttaaaaactttttgttgtagtattttttttttcttatcaaaagataaattttattcatgaaaataaaattaaagccgAGAGCATAAACAGACCCGCAAAATAGCACaactcaaaaaagaaaaatagtccAAGTCCACAGCCTCAATTAGGAGATGAATCGATTTATGAAGAGGCACTCACCATGTCAAGCCATGAAATCATCCACGCACGCAGACCAGAAGATTTCAGTTGTCCTGAGCTGAACAGACAAGTATGTAGAGATCTTCATGGGATTAGAAAGGGAGTCTCGCTCGACCTTTTTCAGGATTTCTTCACATGCCACAGAGATTTTTCCATTGATAAATAAGAGGGCTCCTCTCTTGGACAGACTCTTAAAAGATAGGTTACTATCTGCTCCATCACAAACAGCCCACTATACACTAAAAAATGACAGGCAACTTCAACTCGAAATAGCCAACCAAACTCCACGGCTCGCATACATTTCCACTCATGGCACCGCCACGCATAAAGAGAGAAGATGCATGTTATGGTCATAACTCAAAAAGTTGAAGCACCAATGGACATCTGTAGAGAGTTACCATAACTTAGAGGTCACAAAAAAGGCTGGTTAAACAAATTCTATGCCACAGTAAGCCATCGAAATCAAAAGCAAAGATGTTGATCGATTTTTCTACAGGAGAGCTTGAATTGCAAGATCCACAACAGATGAACTCCATACAACTATACCATCAAGATACATGCAGGGATTATAGCCGTCCGAAAACAGAGGAAGAGGTAAAAATCTAACCATCTCATCTCTTATAGGTTTTGGgtaaatcattttaattttaaataaaatatattaatagtcACCTTATGTTTTATTATGATGATAAAACTTAATTGATCAATAATACataactataattttattagtctcACAAGCATGTTCACCAATTCTAACAGTCCACAGCGTAAGATAGATGTCCCAACTCCCAAGTGGGTTTGGATTGTCAGCTCCCAAATACTGAATCCAATTTCGAGCAAATACGAAACCAAATGGCCTAGTGGCCTTaaataatttacaaaataaaatcaacAACTTCGTGAAGGAATTTTCGCCGATTTGAGAATTATCAAAGCACAATTTGGAAACTTCATAGCAGCAAGTTCAAACGCGTCAAGTTAGGTGAAAAGGCAAGCATAGTCATGGTGGTACTACAGAATTAACACACATATCAGACCCCATGTTTTATTCATGAAGCACTCTTGCCACACATTCACAGATTCATGCATTCCAATAAATAAGTTCTTACCTCAGTTACCGTAATTCTAAACAAATGATTAATTAAATCCATAGAAGACTATCTCAGGTCATCAAAATTCGGTTCCACTCCACAAATTGGAGGGATTTATAAGAATTCTACAGAACCAATAGATCTGCGGAGAAATGAGACAGGCTTGTCTCTTCGTGCGTGACAATTCCAGATTGCTAGAAACTATCGAGTCCTCGTGTTGCAATTCTTTTAGCTTACTTGCTGTTGGTGGCTGCCATATACAGGGTAGGCGGCATATGCAGCAGCCGTTGCAGCATACAAACTTGGATCGTGAGGTGGTGGCAAAGCATATCCATAGCCATCATATACCTGTCCTCCGTAGTATGCCCCACTCCATTGGTTGCCGAAATCTGATCGAAACTGTCAAATCCAAAATAAcacaagaaaataaataatctagTAGAATATTTAACAAAAGTCATTTCTACCAATGGTTGGTCTCCAAATTTTCTTTCAGATCACTTGCACTGCTGCGAAATAAGTTCCCAGTTTTGACAAGACTACAATTTAAATGAAACCTGATTAATTTGTGACGAAGTAACTACTTCCTGGGAATTTAAGATCCCAGCAAACTTGAGAAGAAAACCTTTTCAACTGCTAAAACACAGTCAAACTGTTTTCTCCTAGATAATTGCACCATAGATTCCACAATATTCACAAGTTGAAGTTTACTTCTTGGAAAGGAGCCACAAGGAACTGACACTGCAAAACAACACATACCTGCTTATTTGCTGGATTGCGACCCCAAGAAAGACGCACCGTTTGTTTGCCAATTACTGTCCCATTCAATTTTTGCAATGCCTCCTCCGCATTACTCCTTTTGATACAAGTTATATGAAGGTACGTAAGAACTCAACATGAAGAAATAACTGAACTGAAATTTTAGCATTTCATTCACAGGCACAAAGAACAGAACGATAACTACAAGTTTTACCTGTTGCCAAATTGTACGAATCCACATCCTTTACCAACTGGAATTTTAACAGAAACTATCTCACCATACTGAGAAAAAGGATGCTTGAGATCTTCATCTGTGACATTGGGGTCAAGTCCTCCAACAAAAATCTACACAGAAACATGGTTTAGTCAGACAGAAGAACATGGAACATCTAAAGTGTAAACCACATGAATAAGCTGACACTCACTGTTGTGTTAGTGGAATCACCATCAGATTGGAAGCCTTGGCCAGAGGCGCCATTTGATGCATACCCGCCTAAGAAAAGACAGAAGAAGGGTTTGACAAAATTAATTCATATTGGAAGGCATGCCTTTAtcgttcaaattaaaaattttaacccCTATAGGGAGGAATTCAATTGGCAGGTCAAAATGGCAAAGATACAAAAGGAAGTAAAAACCAAAAGCAACTATAATAAAACCACTTATAAAGATAAAATACAAAATTCCATGGGTAGTAGCATTCTGTGATCACTCCCAGAAAAAGTGTGCTCAGATCTAGCATATGATACCACCCCTGGTACAAATAGACCATCATATAAACCCAGGCCCAACATAACACCTAGCAGACTTGCCTTTCTTAATAGTAAACAACTCTGGAGGAAAATCTTGAAAGTCGCTAGCTTTCATGAGATTGGAGAAACAGGAAAATACAAAGATCAGAGCTTCACATAaagaatgagaaaaaaaattccaaTTTTGCTAATAAGCATGGTGAAAACTTATTTAACCAGTAAAGGGTCTGGCTTACCCCAGTACTGCAAGCCAATAATGCAACCTCCAGTGAACTTTAAGGTCTTCAGACACACAAATGGATTACTTTAATCACTGATATAAGGTCTTCTGTTGGATTTCTTAATTCTCACACTTTGATATAAATCCATTCTTTGaccaaaaaaaacaaataaagccATTCTAATACACTATAAACTAATAGCCAAATTGCCCATTAATCTCACTTGAAACCATAACTCTGCAATCTTGGTCCCAGAATGCACTCTTTCAACTATTTTGCATCTCATAATAAATGAGCCAAGGACATATACAAAATCAAAGAAGTATATCACTACAATATGAAAACTTAAGCATTTTAGAACTGGGCAACACCTCAGTAACTTGAATAATCAAAGTAACAGCCCACCTCTTAagggttaaaaaaaattacgacTAGTCCATCCTTAACAAACAGAAATCCTCAAAAACACACAAGGTTCCTCTTATGTATCAACACCATGCCCATCTCACAAGGAACATGCATTCCAAGTTAAATGTATTTGTGAAGAATGAAAACAGTTTCTATGTTTGTTCATAGTAGGCAAATTCAAACGTGAaaagcatttaaaaaaaaaataattcattcaaCAGTTTACAAGGTCACAATTAAAATTACATGAACACACACATTCAACTTCAACTGAAATATAAATGAACTGTAATAATGTAATCAAACAGAACTAAACATCTCAAACTAGCAAAAAGTAAGGTGAGAATGATGATTGAAATTTACATATAAGGAAACaaaataatagaattattaTAGATCACCCTTCACTCCTTTAGTTTGATGAGTAAAAAAAGAGCATCTACTTCCAATATAGCAAGGCATTTCTTCAACAAGAACTACACTTTTTACAGTGACACAACCATAGGATCAAACCATTGTCACAGTAAAAAGGTAAACCAAATTCTTTTCGGGTGCAGAGATGCTATTTGGAAGGGGAGGAAGAGGATCAGAGCTCACATTTGAGCATGTATCAACCAGAAGAAGATGTATGAATTAAATGAGTTGCAGTGCCGAAATCTAAAAGGAAAGACCTCCTATAGAGCACATCTCTGACATCCATATCCAATATATTACTCAGGATTAATTTCCTGAGAAAGAAACTAGTAGATTATAGAGGGCTTCAAAAAACTCCTCAAGACATATTTCTGAGGGTAGAAAGAGGAAGTCAAAAAGTTGACAtatctttttcatttttgtgtGTGTACATGAGTGCATATGTCTACCTGCACATGCTTGCATGTGAGAGAgagggagggagggagggagggagggagggagggagggagggagggagaaagagagagagagagagagagagagagagagagagagagaagcaaATGAAATTATTATGCAATTGAGATTGTACGGCCTAAACAGCTTCCTTTATTATCCAAAATAAGGTCGCCCAGAAGAAAAGCTTTTAAGCAATTAAACTAAAGCTCCAGTATCAACAACAAATGTGGATGATACAAATGCAAAGCAAAACAAAATAATCATATACCTTGTTGCTGATATCCAGAAGATTTTCTGGGAGTTGCAGCACCAATACGCATAGGCCTGCTTGAACAATATACACCATTCATTTCTGCCATGGCCTGTGCTCTTTCACTATCATCTCCAAATCTAACAAAACCATAACCTTTTGAACGTCCAGTGTTGGCATCAAATACAACTTTAGCAGCTTTAACAGATGGATATTTACTAGCGAAAGTTTCATGCAATACACTATCAGTAACATCTGCAGCTAAATCTCCTACAAAAATAGAAAGATCAGGCGCATTGTCTGATCGCTTGTCACCCGAGCTAAATGTTGCCCAGTTGAGACGGAAAGGCTGTTCTGTATTAGGCATCAAAATGCCAGTATAGTTCTGCAGAACCTTCTCGGCTGCTGCATGCGTAAAAAATTCTACAAACCCATAGCCCTCAGACAAACCAGTCTGCTTATTGCGAATAACCTTAATGGAAGCAATCTGTGCAAAATAAAACAGCCGTCATTGGTCAGGAAAAATGAGTGGTAGTCAGTCAAACAAACATTCACAAGAAATTTTAGTGTTGTGTGGCTCGCCCTTGAAATGAATTTGGAATAGAATCTCATGTATATTGCGTAATAAGTCCACATGTTGTATTTGTGCTTGGTAACATTCACAAGAAATTTTAGTGTTGTGTGGCTCGCCCTTGAAATGAATTTGGAATAGAATCTCATGTATATTGCGTAATAAGTCCACATGTTGTATTTGTGCTTGGCTCAACCTATTCAGGTGATAACAAATCACTTCCTAAGTATAATATTCAAAGACCTTACTTAGGATGGCTCAATATGTCCTCcacaaaatcaaattgaaatagcACATCTCTATGTGCAACTTATATTTATACCCTAACAAGAGATTATTCTTgtttatcatataaaattacAATGCTTTGTGAAACACTTCCAATTATGCACAAAGTTTGTTCATAAAAATCCTCCTCTCGTGTCAAAAGAATAAATGCCAGCACATCTTCTTTTACACGCCACCGTGACATATACACCAGGATTGCACTGACATACTTTTTATTCCTTCATTTTATTTCCGATACAATGCCATGATATGTGCAAAGCTAGCCTTATCAAGACATGCTGCAACCAATAACAAATTCGCCTCCCACAATTTCAATCATAAAATAGTTCCTTACTGAATTACCAACAttatgtatatatgtatatatacatatgcAAAAACCAAAGAGACAGCTCCACCACGATATAAACATACACAGCAGACCCAGGATTCAAATGATAGAGTTAATCAGCACATCTATACATGGATACATTaacaaagaaaagggaaaaaaaacaatatacacaaaataataatcatatttTCATTCATACATATGTAAAGAGAGGTAGATACATAGGGAGAGTCCTTTGTACCTCGCCGGTAGAAGCAAAACATGTATGGAGATAATTTTCGTCCATCCAGTGATGCAAATCACCGATCCAAATCGTTTTATTCTCACCGCTAGATCCCTGGTTTTGATGGTGTTGCTGTGGCGGTTGTTGTAGGTGCGGATGGTGCTGGTGGTATTGATGGTATGCAGCCATATAGTGCTGCGGCGGTGGCGGCGCGTAATGCTGAGGTGGCATCATTTGGTGCTGCATTACCATGGCAGCCGCAGGATACTGCATCGCCATCCACTGCTGATGCTGTTGAGGTGGCGGTGGTGGAGGCGGCGGCTGTTGCTGAACTTTGTTCTGCTCCTGCTGCAGCTGCTGCGAATCGGAGCCGTTGGATTGCATCTCACCCTATTATTATCTAAAACAATATATATGAATCTACTCTAGAATCGGATTTCTAAGGAAAAAAAGGAAACGAATCTGAGTTTCAAGAGAGAGAGATGTTCAATCCGAATCTGAGCTTTcggtttgagagagagagagagagagagagagagagagaggaggagaCGGTTAGGGTCTAAGGAGAGGATTTATGTTTGTTTGTTAAAAGGGGATATGAAGAAGGGTTCATTCATGGGTTGGGTCTGCATACGCGGTTGTTGTTATAGCCGTTGGATTGTAGGATTGATGTTTAATCATAGCCGTTGGTTTTGGTGAAACCAGAGGATATGCATGTGATGTTCCTTTGGTTTTCTCTCCTCTCGTGGATCCGCCGCCAGCTGCACATTTTTTTTAGTTGTGTGGGTAATCTTCTCTTCTTTCAGTAGATAATTTCGGTTTTGTCTATACATTGGGGTTTTGGATTTTTTACTGTGaatggtaaaaaatattttattttacgtCACCTCACAGTTAATCAATCAAATTGTGGTAAACTTTTCCTTTGCTTTCCTTCTGACCAAATCGTTACTAGTTGTATAGAATTGTAAGCTGCCTGAAAGAGGAAACACTTGTTAAGGTTTTGTACGTTGTATTTTTATGGGATTTAGGTTAGGGTAGGCAATGTCCTGTCtggtttttcaatttttttttttttaatctt
The sequence above is a segment of the Manihot esculenta cultivar AM560-2 chromosome 5, M.esculenta_v8, whole genome shotgun sequence genome. Coding sequences within it:
- the LOC110615426 gene encoding polyadenylate-binding protein RBP47 translates to MQSNGSDSQQLQQEQNKVQQQPPPPPPPPQQHQQWMAMQYPAAAMVMQHQMMPPQHYAPPPPQHYMAAYHQYHQHHPHLQQPPQQHHQNQGSSGENKTIWIGDLHHWMDENYLHTCFASTGEIASIKVIRNKQTGLSEGYGFVEFFTHAAAEKVLQNYTGILMPNTEQPFRLNWATFSSGDKRSDNAPDLSIFVGDLAADVTDSVLHETFASKYPSVKAAKVVFDANTGRSKGYGFVRFGDDSERAQAMAEMNGVYCSSRPMRIGAATPRKSSGYQQQGGYASNGASGQGFQSDGDSTNTTIFVGGLDPNVTDEDLKHPFSQYGEIVSVKIPVGKGCGFVQFGNRSNAEEALQKLNGTVIGKQTVRLSWGRNPANKQFRSDFGNQWSGAYYGGQVYDGYGYALPPPHDPSLYAATAAAYAAYPVYGSHQQQVS